Below is a window of Anaerolineae bacterium DNA.
TTATCGGATTTCAGGTGTGACCGGGCTTCAATTTCTTTGACTTGTTCTCGGGAAAGTTTACCTGCTCGGTACAGAAGGTTCAGGATGCTCTTTTCTTCTGAATCTTTGATGGCGTAAATAAGCTTTCCCCCTTTGAAGTAGAGGGTGACTTTTTTGCCATCCTGTTCCAGGGTTAGGGCTCCAGTTTTGCGGGCCAGGTGAACCAGGTTGAAGAGCTTGGTTATATCAAAATCCTCCAGCTTCCCTTTTAAAGCCATAGATTTCCCCCGGGGCTCTCGAGCCTTTTGAGTTATATGATAGCACGGATAGCTTCTATTTGCAAATCAACTTAAATTTGAGGTTAAGACACGAGTTGTGACAGTAGAGGCCATGACACACAGACCTCCCGATCTTTTCCACGAACCAGAACAAGCCTTGGGAATATCTTTCAGGAAACCGCTGCAGTTTGAAGCTCGGTGCAATTTGCACCAGCCCGCACTGATCTCGGACAGAAGCTAAGAGCTTTTGACATTCCCTCCTCCTTGCTTTAAAATTAGCCTGGAAAAGGCGGGGGTAAAATGAGCGTTGTGGAAGAAATCAAAGCCAGAGCCGATATAGTAGAAGTTGTAGGGCAATATGTCCCTCTCAGGAAAGCGGGGCGCAATTTCAGAGCCCTTTGCCCTTTTCATGCTGAAAAAACCCCTTCTTTTTATGTTTTCCCCCACACTCAGAGCTGGCACTGTTTCGGGTGTAAAGCGGGTGGGGATGTTTTCTCTTTTGTCATGAAGAAAGAAGGGCTTGAGTTCAGGGAAGCCCTTCAGCTCCTGGCTGAAAGGGTGGGGGTCAGGCTGGAAGAGAAGCCCCCTAAAGAAATGGAAAAAGAAAGAATTCTGAGGGAAATAACTTCAGTGGCCGCTGATTACTATCACCGCCTTCTGCTTCATCCCGAAAAGGGAGCTAAAGCAAGGGGTTACCTGGATAAAAGGGGGATTAGCCAGGAGGCGATAGAAGCCTTTAAGCTTGGTTATGCTCCTTCAGAATGGCACGCCTTAGAAGATTTTATGGTAAATCTCGGCTACAGGCGGGATTTACTTTACGAAGCCGGCCTTATCGTCAAAAGAGAAGGGGGAGGGTTTTACGACCGCTTCCGGGATAGGTTGATGATTCCTATAAAGGACGAAGCAGGAAGGGTTGTGGGATTCGGGGGAAGGACTCTCGCTCAGGAAGAGGAGGATGTTCCGAAGTATTTGAATTCTCCTTCAACCCCCATTTTTGACAAAAGCCGGCTCCTCTTTGGGCTGGACATGGCAAAAGAGGCCATAAAGGCACAGGATATGGCCATAATAGTGGAAGGATATTTTGACGTGATGCAGGCCCACCAGAAGGGGTTCAGGAATGTGGTGGCCTCCATGGGCACTTCAATAACAGAAGCACAGCTGAGGCTTTTGTCCCGCTATACTAGGCGTTTCACCCTTGCCCTTGATCCTGATGTAGCCGGAAGCGAAGCCACTATAAGAGCCCTCCAGATGGCTGAGGAAGTTCTGGAAAAAGAAATAAAGCCCACTTTTGACCCAAGGGGTTTCCTCCGGTTTGAAGAACGCCTCAACGCTGAAATATTTATCCTGAGCCTCCCCCCCGGCCGGGACCCCGATGCCCTGATTCGGGAATCGCCTGACGAATGGCGGGAAGCTCTGGAAAAGGTTACCCCGGTAGCTGAGTTTTTCATCCAGCTTCTTTCCCAGAAGTTCGATCTTTCCTCTCCCAAGGGCAAAGCCGAGGCTGTGAGAACTATAGTTCCCATTCTCAGAGCCATAAAGGATGAAGTGGAAAGGGAGCATTATATCTACCGCCTGGCCAGAATTGTGAAGGTTGATGAGGGGATAATCCGCAGGGAGCTTGGGTCCTCAGTGAAGGGCAAAATTTACCTTTCTTCCCAGAAACAGGCCCGCAGGACAGCGCTTGGCCTTGAGGAATATGCTCTGGCCAGATTTATGGAGAACCCCGGGCTCCTCGGTTTTGTAGATGAAAAAATGATGGCGATGGGTTTCTACCCCCTTAGCGAAGCTGACTTTTCCGAATCCGAGAACCGAATTCTCTTCAGTCTCTGGAAGGTAGCTTCAGGAAAAGAGGGAAGAAGGCTTGAGGATTTCCTGGAAAGTTTAGATCCCATCCTCAAGGAGCGGGCTTTTGCCATTCTGGATAGAGCCGGAAGCTCGCCGCCAACCCCCCTTGATAAAGTGGAGGAAGAGATCCTCTACTGCGCCCTGCGGATGCGGGAACAGAACATCCGCTATCACCTTCAGGAATTGCGGTTCCTTCAAGAAGAAGCTATGGAACAGGGCGATGAGGAAAGTCTCAGCTATTACCGGGGTTTGATCAAAGCGCAAGCGGAGGAATTGGCGTCCCTTCACCGCTCTATGTCCCGCTACTATAGCCGAAGGCGGGAGGCTCGATGACCGACAAATTCCTGGAGCTGGAAGATTTAACGGGAGAAGGGGTAGAACCGGGGGATAGTGCGGTCCAGATTTACCTGAGGGAGATAGGGAAAATCCCCCTGCTCACCCCGGAAGAGGAAAAGGAGCTTGGACTCCTCATTCAAAAGGGGAGGATGGCTGAGCAACGCCTTAAGAAGGGCGATCTTCCTCCCCTGGAGAAAGCGCGTCTGGAAGCTCAGGTCAGGACCGGGGAGATAGCTAAGCGCCGCCTGGTCCAGGGTAACCTTCGCCTTGTGGTGAGCATCGCCAAGCACTACATTGGCCGTGGGTTGTCTTTCCTGGATCTAATTCAGGAGGGGAATCTGGGCCTTCTCAAAGCTGCCGAGAAGTTTGATCCCCGCAAGGGGTTCCGCTTCAGCACTTACGCCACATGGTGGATAAGGCAGGCTATCACCAGGGCAATAGCAGATCAGGCGCGCACTATCCGGATTCCCCTTCACATGATGGAAAATATACAGCGCCAGCTTAACGTCCACAGGATGCTGACCCAAAAGTTAGGTAGGGAACCAACAGCAGAAGAAATTGCCCTGGAAATGGGTCTTCTGTCTTCAGAGGATATACAGGCCATTAAGGAGGCCGTAGA
It encodes the following:
- the dnaG gene encoding DNA primase produces the protein MSVVEEIKARADIVEVVGQYVPLRKAGRNFRALCPFHAEKTPSFYVFPHTQSWHCFGCKAGGDVFSFVMKKEGLEFREALQLLAERVGVRLEEKPPKEMEKERILREITSVAADYYHRLLLHPEKGAKARGYLDKRGISQEAIEAFKLGYAPSEWHALEDFMVNLGYRRDLLYEAGLIVKREGGGFYDRFRDRLMIPIKDEAGRVVGFGGRTLAQEEEDVPKYLNSPSTPIFDKSRLLFGLDMAKEAIKAQDMAIIVEGYFDVMQAHQKGFRNVVASMGTSITEAQLRLLSRYTRRFTLALDPDVAGSEATIRALQMAEEVLEKEIKPTFDPRGFLRFEERLNAEIFILSLPPGRDPDALIRESPDEWREALEKVTPVAEFFIQLLSQKFDLSSPKGKAEAVRTIVPILRAIKDEVEREHYIYRLARIVKVDEGIIRRELGSSVKGKIYLSSQKQARRTALGLEEYALARFMENPGLLGFVDEKMMAMGFYPLSEADFSESENRILFSLWKVASGKEGRRLEDFLESLDPILKERAFAILDRAGSSPPTPLDKVEEEILYCALRMREQNIRYHLQELRFLQEEAMEQGDEESLSYYRGLIKAQAEELASLHRSMSRYYSRRREAR
- a CDS encoding sigma-70 family RNA polymerase sigma factor is translated as MTDKFLELEDLTGEGVEPGDSAVQIYLREIGKIPLLTPEEEKELGLLIQKGRMAEQRLKKGDLPPLEKARLEAQVRTGEIAKRRLVQGNLRLVVSIAKHYIGRGLSFLDLIQEGNLGLLKAAEKFDPRKGFRFSTYATWWIRQAITRAIADQARTIRIPLHMMENIQRQLNVHRMLTQKLGREPTAEEIALEMGLLSSEDIQAIKEAVEQDKPIPLPLQRKLQKAAAKVRSIVMAAQEPVSLETPIGADEDTFLGDFIEDTSAPAPTDEAFREILKEEIQKVLKTLSDKEREVLEARFGLKDGKPKTLEEIGQMLGVTRERARQIEAKALRKLRHPLRSRKLKDFLL